In the genome of Ignavibacteria bacterium, one region contains:
- the ispE gene encoding 4-(cytidine 5'-diphospho)-2-C-methyl-D-erythritol kinase produces the protein MNFTELKSPAKINVGLKIINKRKDGFHDLETIFYPVDLCDNIKISIEKTDTPRNSVFISSNKPYVPTDKKNFCYRIIEAFFIEYKIRDCYEIHINIEKNIPVGGGLGGGSSNAGTVLRFLIEYFAVDLENDYERIIKIALQAGSDVPFFVFALPCYAEGRGEKIKLLENFKLPYQIVLINPGIHVSTKWAFEELNYQMGEIHDSLLSKVQKFYPENHEYFENDFEKIVFKRYPEIKKIKDELLKAGAVFASLSGTGGTVYGLFENLSNVPEEKINETFDKFRKLKYDVIKT, from the coding sequence ATGAACTTCACAGAACTTAAATCTCCGGCGAAAATAAACGTCGGTTTGAAAATCATCAACAAACGAAAAGACGGTTTTCATGACCTTGAGACTATTTTCTACCCGGTAGATTTATGTGATAACATAAAAATCAGCATAGAAAAAACAGACACACCGAGGAATTCCGTATTCATAAGCTCAAACAAGCCGTATGTCCCAACCGATAAAAAAAATTTTTGTTATCGAATCATCGAGGCATTTTTTATTGAATATAAAATCCGCGATTGTTATGAAATTCACATTAACATAGAAAAAAATATTCCCGTCGGAGGTGGTCTTGGCGGTGGAAGCTCAAATGCAGGAACTGTTCTGAGATTTTTAATTGAATATTTCGCTGTTGATTTGGAAAATGATTATGAAAGAATAATAAAAATAGCTCTTCAGGCGGGGAGTGATGTTCCGTTTTTTGTTTTTGCTTTGCCTTGTTATGCTGAAGGTCGTGGAGAGAAAATAAAGCTTCTTGAAAACTTTAAATTGCCATATCAAATAGTCCTTATAAATCCCGGCATTCACGTTTCAACAAAATGGGCTTTTGAGGAACTTAATTATCAGATGGGAGAAATTCACGATTCACTTCTTTCAAAAGTTCAAAAGTTTTATCCTGAAAACCATGAGTATTTTGAGAATGATTTTGAAAAAATTGTCTTCAAACGCTATCCTGAAATAAAAAAGATAAAAGATGAATTGTTAAAGGCAGGAGCGGTATTTGCTTCATTAAGCGGAACCGGCGGAACGGTATATGGATTGTTTGAAAACTTATCAAACGTTCCGGAAGAGAAAATTAATGAAACGTTTGATAAGTTTAGAAAATTGAAATATGATGTGATTAAAACGTAA
- the truA gene encoding tRNA pseudouridine(38-40) synthase TruA: MHNYKLVIEYDGTDYFGWQRQKNTNKTIQEILESSLKKIFKKDVTLTGSGRTDTGVHALNQVANFKIDAKLNNLDKILYSLNSVIPPDISVKSLEEAKESFHSRHDAKKREYEYRISTRKRGLQSRYYHRLIYDIDVNKINQVLPELLGYKSFRSLCRNASDKYDFKCEIFKVSMKEYKSRQEIIFNITGSRFLHSMVRAIAGILIDIGRNKISINEFKRKFKKGEKISTTYLPPNGLFLKKIYY; encoded by the coding sequence TTGCATAATTATAAGCTTGTTATTGAATATGACGGCACTGACTATTTTGGCTGGCAAAGACAAAAAAACACAAACAAGACAATACAGGAGATTCTCGAAAGTTCTTTAAAAAAGATTTTTAAAAAAGATGTAACTTTAACAGGTTCAGGACGCACAGATACAGGCGTTCATGCCTTAAATCAGGTTGCGAATTTTAAAATCGATGCGAAGCTAAATAATTTAGACAAGATTCTATATTCTCTTAACTCAGTGATTCCTCCTGACATTTCGGTGAAATCGCTTGAAGAAGCAAAGGAAAGTTTTCATTCACGGCATGATGCAAAGAAGAGAGAATATGAGTACAGAATCTCGACAAGAAAAAGAGGATTGCAAAGCAGATATTATCACAGATTGATTTATGACATTGATGTTAATAAAATAAACCAAGTTTTACCTGAGCTATTAGGATATAAAAGTTTTCGTTCTTTGTGCAGAAATGCTTCCGATAAATATGATTTCAAATGTGAGATATTCAAAGTTTCAATGAAAGAATACAAATCCCGTCAGGAAATCATATTTAATATTACAGGAAGCAGGTTTTTACACTCAATGGTGCGTGCAATTGCAGGCATATTAATTGATATAGGACGAAACAAAATCTCAATAAATGAATTTAAAAGAAAATTTAAAAAGGGAGAAAAAATAAGCACAACTTATCTACCGCCTAATGGCTTATTTCTGAAAAAAATATACTACTAA
- the dsbD gene encoding protein-disulfide reductase DsbD, whose protein sequence is MKLTSVKLLFYFLFSPILLFAQNSEYVNTEAFLNKAVYSTNDTVSMALKMVIKEKYHINSYQVADPTLIKTAISSGSNEFKLIGTYFPPDKEYKFEFSDNKIKVYEGTVYIGLKFTGSDLKPGSYEIPIKINYQACDDKQCYAPKTINFNVPVKIEATSSATLSNADVFKNVDFTKPTVASGNTNQTQQTQLTENERTGNAPAEEDQISDLIEEQGMFVALFFIFGFGLLLNLTPCVYPLIPVTISYFGAQSSGSKAQSILMGLFYALGMSITYTALGVFAALTGGLLGTALQSPIVIIGIAVVFIALGTSMFGLFEIRVPQKLALAGNKNRSGLFGSLIMGLLVGFIAAPCIGPIVLSLLLYVGKTGSPFIGFLLFFVLSMGLGFPYIFLAAFSSALNKLPRSGEWMIGVKIIFGLILFGMAINTMSPIIPKDIYAWLYPGYIIAAGAYLILIDRNGLSSKVYTNIKYIIAIVAIIWGTWQLKPAGATEHLNWQVLNSYSAIESSIQTEQKPVMIDFYADWCAQCKELDEYTYTDKEVIDLSNSFNNIKIDLTTENPEITEKFGIKGLPVVIFMNSKGEELRDLRITGFLKPEEFIKKMNSALERNK, encoded by the coding sequence ATGAAATTAACTTCCGTAAAATTATTATTTTATTTCCTTTTCTCCCCCATTTTATTGTTTGCACAAAATTCAGAATACGTTAATACAGAAGCATTCCTGAATAAGGCAGTCTATTCAACCAATGACACCGTTTCAATGGCTCTGAAGATGGTTATAAAGGAAAAATACCATATAAATTCTTATCAAGTCGCCGACCCGACTCTTATTAAAACCGCAATTTCCTCCGGCTCAAATGAATTTAAATTAATCGGGACTTACTTTCCGCCTGATAAAGAATATAAGTTTGAATTCAGTGATAATAAAATTAAGGTTTATGAAGGCACAGTTTATATTGGTTTAAAATTTACAGGTTCGGATTTAAAACCGGGAAGTTACGAGATTCCGATAAAAATAAATTATCAGGCATGTGATGATAAGCAATGTTATGCCCCCAAGACAATTAATTTTAATGTTCCTGTTAAGATTGAAGCAACTTCATCAGCAACTTTATCGAATGCTGATGTTTTCAAAAATGTAGATTTTACAAAGCCAACAGTTGCATCAGGCAATACTAACCAAACTCAACAGACACAGTTAACTGAAAATGAAAGAACGGGCAATGCTCCTGCAGAAGAAGATCAGATTTCCGATTTAATTGAAGAACAGGGAATGTTTGTTGCATTATTTTTTATTTTCGGATTCGGGCTTTTATTAAATCTAACACCTTGTGTTTATCCATTAATACCTGTAACAATCAGTTATTTCGGAGCTCAATCAAGCGGAAGCAAGGCGCAGAGTATTTTAATGGGTTTATTCTATGCTTTGGGAATGTCCATCACATATACCGCACTCGGAGTTTTTGCAGCTCTGACAGGTGGATTGCTTGGAACGGCTTTACAGAGTCCGATTGTGATTATAGGTATCGCAGTAGTATTTATTGCACTTGGAACAAGTATGTTTGGATTATTTGAAATTCGTGTTCCTCAAAAATTAGCCCTTGCAGGAAATAAGAACCGTTCCGGATTATTCGGTTCGTTAATTATGGGTTTATTGGTCGGATTTATAGCTGCTCCGTGTATAGGACCAATAGTATTAAGTCTACTTTTATATGTAGGAAAAACGGGAAGCCCTTTCATAGGATTTTTACTTTTCTTTGTACTATCAATGGGACTCGGATTTCCATATATTTTTCTCGCTGCATTCTCCAGTGCTCTTAATAAATTACCTCGTTCAGGTGAGTGGATGATTGGAGTAAAAATTATCTTTGGTTTAATTTTATTCGGAATGGCAATTAATACAATGTCTCCTATTATACCAAAAGATATTTATGCTTGGTTATATCCGGGTTATATTATCGCAGCAGGAGCTTATTTAATCTTAATCGACAGAAATGGTTTATCATCAAAAGTATATACAAATATTAAATATATCATTGCAATTGTTGCTATAATTTGGGGAACCTGGCAATTGAAACCTGCCGGTGCAACAGAGCATTTAAATTGGCAGGTTCTGAATTCATATTCTGCGATTGAAAGTTCCATCCAAACTGAACAGAAACCTGTTATGATTGATTTTTATGCGGATTGGTGTGCGCAATGTAAAGAACTTGATGAATATACTTATACTGATAAAGAGGTTATTGACTTGTCTAATTCTTTTAATAATATTAAAATTGATTTAACTACAGAGAACCCCGAGATTACCGAAAAGTTTGGGATTAAAGGTTTACCGGTAGTAATTTTTATGAATTCAAAAGGAGAAGAGCTTAGAGACCTCAGAATTACAGGATTTTTAAAACCGGAGGAGTTCATTAAGAAAATGAATTCAGCTCTGGAAAGGAACAAATAA
- a CDS encoding 2-oxoisovalerate dehydrogenase, with product MNEIIFLIEDDPEQGYTAKALGHSIFTEGDNLDELKKNIKDAINCHFEKQDAPKIIRLHYVKEEFLAI from the coding sequence ATGAACGAAATAATCTTTTTAATTGAAGACGATCCTGAACAAGGATATACTGCAAAAGCTTTAGGTCATTCTATTTTTACAGAAGGCGATAATTTAGACGAGCTTAAAAAAAATATTAAAGACGCTATAAATTGTCATTTTGAAAAACAAGATGCACCTAAAATTATAAGACTCCATTATGTAAAAGAGGAATTCCTGGCAATATGA
- a CDS encoding type II toxin-antitoxin system HicA family toxin: protein MKIPRDVSAKELIKSLEHIGYSIERQKGSHITLRYEKDSKIHNITIPNHNPIKLGTLNNILKDISIFFEISKEKLMEMLF from the coding sequence ATGAAAATTCCCCGCGACGTTTCGGCAAAGGAATTAATAAAAAGTCTGGAACATATCGGGTATTCTATTGAACGCCAAAAGGGGAGCCACATTACCCTGAGATATGAAAAAGATTCTAAAATTCACAACATAACAATCCCGAACCATAATCCAATCAAATTAGGCACACTAAATAATATTTTGAAAGATATTTCTATATTTTTTGAAATTTCAAAAGAAAAACTTATGGAAATGTTGTTTTAA
- a CDS encoding NAD+ synthase has translation MKYNNEILEKLLVNFIKDEVHRTGFKKGVIGLSGGLDSAISLYLSVKALGAENVLAVLMPYKTSSQSSLDDAMLCVKDLNVPHRTIEITGMVDGYLNTIKDSDISNIRKGNIMARSRMIVLYDMSAKENALVIGTSNKTEILLGYSTHWGDSAHAINPLGDLYKTQLFDLAKYLHIPQPIIDKKPSADLWEGQTDEGEFGFSYDKVDKYLFLKVDERKSEEEIKKLGFDNAFIKKVNKMVIRNQFKRVPPVIAKVSNRTMNIDFRYNRDWNT, from the coding sequence ATGAAATACAACAACGAAATTCTTGAAAAATTATTGGTAAATTTCATTAAAGATGAGGTTCACCGCACGGGATTTAAAAAAGGAGTCATCGGTTTATCAGGTGGTCTTGATTCAGCCATATCTTTATATCTCAGCGTAAAAGCCCTTGGCGCGGAAAATGTTCTTGCAGTATTAATGCCTTATAAAACAAGCAGTCAATCTAGTTTAGATGACGCAATGCTTTGTGTGAAAGACTTGAATGTTCCGCATCGTACAATCGAAATTACAGGAATGGTCGACGGGTATCTGAATACTATTAAGGACTCGGATATATCCAACATACGCAAAGGCAACATAATGGCGCGCTCACGAATGATTGTTTTATATGACATGTCCGCAAAAGAAAACGCACTTGTTATCGGAACAAGCAATAAAACAGAAATTTTGCTCGGTTATTCGACTCATTGGGGTGATTCTGCACATGCAATTAACCCGCTTGGTGATTTATATAAAACACAACTGTTTGATTTGGCAAAGTATCTTCATATCCCTCAGCCGATTATTGATAAAAAACCTTCAGCAGACTTATGGGAAGGACAAACTGATGAGGGTGAGTTTGGTTTTTCTTATGATAAAGTTGATAAATATTTATTTCTGAAAGTTGATGAACGAAAATCCGAAGAGGAAATAAAAAAACTTGGATTCGATAATGCATTTATTAAGAAAGTAAATAAAATGGTGATCAGAAATCAGTTCAAGCGCGTTCCTCCTGTTATTGCAAAAGTTTCCAACCGCACAATGAACATCGATTTCAGATACAATAGAGATTGGAATACATAA
- the ggt gene encoding gamma-glutamyltransferase, with protein sequence MIFRQSNIFKRISFFIIVFFLSCKTNVPAQDWYSNGVVSSADELASQVGIDILKNGGNAVDAAVGVGFALAVVYPQAGNIGGGGFMVIHLAPTNAAANNTSIDYREKAPANAFRDMYLDANGNIVNGLSTKGHLAGGVPGSVAGMLMALEKYGTMGRQNVMKYAIELAENGFHISKRFADLLNEYQNEFRTFPSTMKIFGGKFKEGDLLVQKDLANTLRLISEQGNDGFYKGSVADCIVNEMKKEKGIITHQDLINYQAVERNVLTGTYRGYEIISMAPPSSGGMSLIYLLNILENYDLKSMGYGNTESIALMTEAMRRVYADRSKHMGDMDFYPVPMRILISKDYAKERFKDFDNTNASQSVNVSHGEIKIIEKENTTHYSVADQWGNCVSVTTTINDNFGSKLVIEGAGFFLNNEMDDFVSKPGVPNMYGLLGSDANAIEPNKRMLSSMTPTIILKDGKPFMITGSPGGGRIITSVLTNIVNVIDFGMSLQDAIDKPRFHHQWYPDEIQVENGVLTNEERKKLEARGYKINDFRNYGSIDAIIFNEQGQMSGHSDRRGYGKAIGY encoded by the coding sequence TTGATATTCCGGCAATCAAATATATTCAAGAGAATTTCTTTTTTTATCATTGTCTTTTTTCTTTCTTGCAAAACTAATGTTCCCGCGCAGGATTGGTATTCAAACGGCGTCGTCAGTTCTGCTGATGAGCTTGCTTCACAAGTTGGAATAGACATTCTCAAAAATGGGGGCAATGCAGTTGATGCTGCCGTCGGTGTCGGTTTTGCTCTTGCAGTAGTTTACCCGCAGGCAGGCAATATAGGCGGCGGGGGATTTATGGTTATACATTTGGCTCCAACTAATGCCGCGGCGAATAACACCTCAATTGATTACAGGGAGAAGGCTCCTGCAAATGCGTTTCGCGATATGTATCTCGATGCAAATGGTAATATCGTGAATGGTCTCAGTACAAAAGGGCATCTTGCAGGAGGAGTACCCGGCTCTGTTGCAGGAATGCTGATGGCTCTTGAAAAATACGGCACAATGGGTCGTCAGAATGTTATGAAATATGCAATCGAACTTGCAGAAAACGGTTTTCATATAAGCAAAAGATTCGCGGATTTATTAAATGAATATCAAAATGAGTTCAGGACTTTTCCATCAACGATGAAAATTTTTGGCGGAAAGTTTAAAGAAGGTGATTTGCTGGTTCAAAAAGATTTAGCAAATACTTTACGATTGATTTCAGAACAGGGAAATGATGGTTTTTATAAAGGTTCCGTTGCAGACTGCATCGTGAACGAAATGAAAAAAGAAAAAGGCATCATAACGCATCAGGATTTGATTAATTACCAAGCCGTCGAGCGTAATGTCCTCACCGGAACATATCGCGGTTATGAAATTATTTCTATGGCACCGCCGAGCAGCGGGGGAATGAGCTTGATATATCTTCTCAACATTCTTGAAAATTATGATTTAAAAAGTATGGGTTATGGTAATACGGAATCAATTGCTTTAATGACCGAAGCCATGCGCAGAGTTTATGCAGACAGAAGCAAACACATGGGGGATATGGATTTTTATCCCGTGCCTATGAGGATACTAATTTCAAAAGATTATGCAAAAGAAAGATTTAAAGATTTTGATAATACGAATGCTTCACAAAGTGTAAATGTTTCGCACGGCGAGATTAAAATAATAGAAAAAGAAAATACGACTCACTACTCGGTTGCAGATCAATGGGGAAATTGTGTGTCTGTAACGACAACAATAAATGATAACTTCGGAAGCAAGCTTGTCATCGAAGGCGCGGGGTTTTTCCTGAATAATGAAATGGATGACTTTGTATCTAAGCCCGGAGTTCCTAATATGTACGGCTTGCTTGGAAGCGACGCTAATGCAATCGAGCCCAACAAACGTATGCTTAGTTCAATGACACCGACGATTATTCTGAAAGACGGAAAACCGTTTATGATAACCGGTTCGCCCGGCGGCGGAAGGATTATTACATCGGTTCTTACTAATATCGTCAACGTGATTGATTTTGGAATGTCGCTGCAAGATGCGATTGATAAGCCGCGTTTTCATCATCAGTGGTATCCCGATGAAATTCAGGTTGAAAACGGTGTACTTACAAATGAAGAAAGAAAAAAACTTGAAGCACGCGGATATAAAATAAATGATTTCAGAAATTACGGAAGCATTGATGCGATAATTTTCAATGAGCAGGGACAAATGTCAGGACACTCTGACCGCCGCGGCTACGGAAAAGCAATAGGGTATTAG
- the dinB gene encoding DNA polymerase IV: MNRVIFHIDMDAFFASCEEAINPSLRDKPLIVGGTKQDVRSIVACPNYLARQRGVKTAMAITKAIQLVPDANFIRGTRGLYSTYSKKVREIFYKFTPMIQPISIDEAYLDVTNVLHSHNNDPVALADKIKDEIKDTLDITCSIGISSGKVFSKIASKVNKPNGVTYIEPGMEKQFLANLPVERIPGVGKAMLAKLHKYDIKKIGDVLKYDREFFENEIGDYAAFLINIANGVDHREVHVDDDDRKSLSKETTFDFDTNDLTFLRKELNILMERACFLLRKEKTLAKTVTVKIKYTDFKVNQKSYTRPVYSNLENDFYEDAMRLLEMAMASARKIRLLGIKFSELIEERDYVQEDLFIDIEREKKLFSKLDQLRSKYSFDIVKFGKSME, translated from the coding sequence TTGAACCGCGTAATTTTTCATATCGATATGGATGCTTTTTTTGCTTCGTGTGAAGAGGCAATAAATCCGTCTTTGCGTGATAAGCCACTTATTGTCGGCGGAACAAAGCAGGATGTCAGAAGCATCGTTGCTTGTCCTAACTATCTTGCCCGACAGCGTGGTGTGAAAACTGCAATGGCGATTACTAAGGCAATTCAGCTTGTGCCTGATGCAAATTTTATCCGTGGAACACGTGGATTGTATTCAACTTATTCAAAAAAAGTTCGGGAGATTTTTTATAAATTTACTCCGATGATTCAGCCAATCAGCATCGATGAAGCATATCTTGATGTAACGAATGTTTTGCACTCGCACAACAACGACCCCGTTGCTCTTGCTGATAAAATTAAAGATGAAATTAAAGATACTCTCGATATAACCTGCTCAATCGGAATTTCTTCGGGCAAAGTTTTCTCAAAAATTGCATCGAAAGTAAATAAACCGAACGGAGTAACTTACATCGAACCCGGAATGGAAAAACAATTTCTTGCAAATCTTCCCGTCGAAAGAATCCCCGGCGTCGGAAAAGCAATGCTTGCTAAGCTTCATAAATATGACATTAAAAAAATAGGTGATGTTTTAAAATACGACAGGGAGTTTTTTGAAAACGAAATAGGAGATTATGCAGCTTTTTTGATTAACATTGCTAACGGTGTTGACCACCGCGAAGTGCATGTTGATGATGATGACAGAAAATCACTTTCAAAAGAGACTACATTCGATTTCGACACGAATGATTTAACTTTTTTGCGAAAAGAATTAAACATCTTGATGGAGCGTGCATGTTTTCTGCTTCGCAAAGAAAAAACTCTTGCTAAAACAGTAACGGTTAAGATTAAATATACTGATTTCAAGGTTAACCAGAAAAGCTATACCCGTCCTGTTTACTCAAACCTCGAGAATGATTTTTATGAAGATGCAATGAGACTGCTTGAAATGGCAATGGCATCGGCAAGAAAAATCCGTCTGCTTGGAATAAAATTTTCAGAGTTAATCGAAGAACGTGATTATGTTCAGGAAGATTTATTCATCGATATCGAACGCGAAAAAAAACTCTTCTCAAAACTTGACCAGCTTCGCTCAAAATACAGCTTCGACATCGTAAAATTCGGAAAAAGTATGGAGTAA
- a CDS encoding T9SS type A sorting domain-containing protein, which produces MKTSAKTVFILILLLTSSESFSLDTASARYFPLAVGNTWTYYVDMSPWPSYKFKKTITRDSVINGKKYFFLNYVYDWIRYDSLTSNFLVFRQGTNCSGYQNEGIIDSLASSINDKVNCPFGVFVHKECIANGSNEVFGLSKEYKEFQHDGLIFEKVTYSKDFGITKYCSGEAGPCYYGYLTGCIVNGILYGDTSLTIIKQIGNAIPDKFELKQNYPNPFNPATNIKFSIPKSGFVNLKVYDINGKEIAALVNENLQAGEYQTSFNASNLSSGIYFYTLTTGEFIETRRMVLVK; this is translated from the coding sequence ATGAAAACCTCCGCCAAAACCGTTTTTATTTTAATTCTTTTACTTACTTCTTCCGAATCTTTTTCTCTTGATACTGCTTCTGCAAGATATTTCCCGTTAGCCGTTGGAAATACGTGGACATATTATGTTGATATGTCTCCGTGGCCTTCATATAAATTTAAAAAAACTATAACCAGAGATTCTGTAATAAACGGAAAAAAATATTTTTTTCTTAATTATGTTTACGACTGGATTAGATACGATAGTTTAACAAGTAATTTTTTGGTTTTCAGACAAGGAACCAATTGTTCAGGGTATCAAAACGAGGGGATAATTGATAGTTTAGCTTCATCCATTAATGACAAAGTAAATTGTCCTTTTGGAGTATTTGTTCATAAAGAATGTATTGCAAATGGTAGTAATGAAGTTTTTGGTCTTTCTAAGGAATATAAAGAATTTCAGCATGACGGACTTATATTTGAAAAGGTAACTTACTCAAAAGATTTCGGCATAACAAAATATTGTTCAGGTGAGGCAGGTCCGTGCTATTATGGATATTTAACGGGCTGCATTGTAAATGGTATTTTATATGGTGATACTTCACTGACGATTATTAAACAAATAGGAAATGCCATTCCTGATAAATTTGAGCTCAAACAAAACTATCCAAATCCATTTAATCCCGCGACGAACATTAAATTCAGCATTCCAAAATCTGGATTTGTAAATCTGAAAGTTTATGATATAAACGGAAAAGAAATTGCAGCTCTCGTAAATGAAAATTTGCAAGCTGGAGAGTATCAAACATCATTCAACGCCTCAAATTTATCAAGCGGAATATATTTTTACACACTTACAACAGGAGAGTTTATAGAAACGAGAAGAATGGTGTTGGTAAAGTGA
- a CDS encoding ABC transporter substrate-binding protein, which yields MNNSTRLILLLIVFILPSAFFSCGQKTDDGKKIFNMNLHLGIETLEPVQSNSNQSIFALSLMMEGLVQFDRNNHIAPCIAKSWTISEDGLTYTFILRDDVNFQDNECFTASAGEGRKVIAQDFKYCLERVNNPKNKSRGIWVFRDKIKGAAEYVDYQSGKTQSPVPVNEITGIKAINDSTLSIELVSPFAPFLSLLTMSYAYVYPKEAVEFYGERFGQHPVGTGAFTFVSWEIDKELNVERNTNYWETDRTGKMLPYLDGVKITFTQSSETEFLDFVNGKYDYHEPSSETYDQLTDDTGNLLDPKSRNFIMIKQPWLQTVFLGMMIDPNLPGGKMGPFANNKKLRQAMNYAVDKEKIIRFVLKNRGYHAIHGAIPRGMPGYDTSLVAYKYDKQKASQLLSEAGYPNGKGLDLTLVTGNDEIQKSIAIAIQEQLKDVGVEIKLEQMLQASLLSDQEQGKFPFWRASWGADYYDPENFMALFYTKNITPNGPNRVGYSNPVTDELYERALKLTDMNERIKIYNEMQKIIVEDAPWLFLYYNEQVYLLQKDIEGFYVSGLNIMNLKYTVKK from the coding sequence ATGAATAATTCTACCCGGTTAATTTTATTACTCATCGTATTTATTCTTCCCTCGGCGTTTTTTTCCTGCGGACAAAAAACCGATGACGGGAAAAAGATTTTTAATATGAATCTGCATCTCGGAATCGAAACGCTGGAACCTGTGCAATCGAATTCAAATCAATCAATTTTTGCACTGTCACTGATGATGGAAGGTCTTGTGCAATTTGACAGGAACAACCACATTGCTCCTTGCATCGCAAAAAGCTGGACAATTTCAGAAGACGGACTGACTTATACGTTTATATTAAGAGACGATGTTAATTTTCAGGATAATGAATGCTTCACTGCAAGCGCAGGTGAAGGAAGAAAAGTCATTGCGCAGGATTTTAAATACTGCCTCGAACGAGTTAATAATCCGAAAAATAAATCTCGAGGAATATGGGTATTCAGGGACAAGATAAAAGGCGCGGCTGAATATGTTGACTACCAATCAGGAAAGACCCAATCTCCCGTGCCTGTGAATGAAATTACGGGCATCAAAGCCATTAACGATTCCACACTTTCAATTGAACTTGTATCTCCTTTTGCGCCATTCTTAAGTTTGCTCACAATGTCCTATGCTTATGTTTATCCAAAAGAAGCAGTTGAATTTTATGGCGAAAGATTCGGGCAGCATCCTGTGGGAACAGGCGCATTTACTTTTGTGAGCTGGGAAATCGATAAAGAATTGAACGTCGAAAGAAATACAAATTACTGGGAAACCGACAGAACAGGAAAAATGCTTCCTTATCTTGACGGCGTGAAAATTACTTTCACACAGTCATCCGAAACTGAGTTTCTGGATTTTGTGAACGGTAAATATGATTATCACGAACCTTCAAGTGAAACTTATGACCAGCTTACTGATGACACGGGAAATCTTCTTGACCCGAAAAGCAGAAATTTTATAATGATAAAACAACCGTGGCTTCAGACTGTTTTTCTCGGAATGATGATAGACCCGAATTTGCCCGGAGGGAAAATGGGGCCCTTTGCAAACAATAAAAAACTTCGTCAGGCAATGAACTATGCGGTTGATAAAGAAAAAATCATAAGATTTGTTTTGAAGAACCGCGGGTATCATGCAATTCATGGAGCGATTCCGCGCGGAATGCCTGGATATGATACTTCTCTTGTGGCATATAAATACGACAAGCAAAAAGCATCTCAGCTTTTGAGTGAAGCAGGTTATCCAAATGGCAAAGGGCTTGATTTAACTTTGGTAACAGGCAATGATGAAATTCAAAAATCAATTGCTATTGCGATTCAGGAACAGTTGAAAGATGTCGGTGTGGAGATAAAGCTCGAGCAGATGCTTCAGGCATCGTTACTTTCAGACCAGGAACAGGGCAAGTTTCCTTTCTGGCGTGCAAGCTGGGGCGCGGATTATTACGACCCGGAGAACTTCATGGCGTTGTTTTATACTAAAAATATAACACCTAACGGTCCGAACCGTGTCGGCTACAGCAACCCTGTTACAGATGAGCTATATGAAAGAGCTTTGAAACTGACTGATATGAATGAGCGAATTAAAATTTATAACGAAATGCAGAAAATAATCGTGGAAGATGCCCCATGGCTGTTTTTATATTACAACGAACAGGTTTATCTTTTGCAAAAAGACATTGAGGGTTTTTATGTAAGCGGTTTGAACATTATGAATTTGAAATATACTGTGAAGAAGTGA